Proteins from a single region of Pangasianodon hypophthalmus isolate fPanHyp1 chromosome 7, fPanHyp1.pri, whole genome shotgun sequence:
- the cnot6b gene encoding CCR4-NOT transcription complex, subunit 6b → MPKEKYEPPDPRRMYTIMTSEEAASGKKSHWAELEISGKVRSLSSALWSLTHLTALHLSDNSLSRIPPDIAKLHNLVYLDLSSNKIRSLPAELGNMVSLRELLLNNNQLRVLPFELGKLFQLQTLGLKGNPLAQDLMSLYQEPDGTRRLLNYLLDNLAGAIKRIPTEQPPSRSWIVLQEPERARPAAVFSVMCYNVLCDKYATRQLYGYCPPWALNWEYRKKAIMQEILSCNADIISLQEVETEQYYNYFLVELKAQGYDGFFSPKSRARTMSESDRKHVDGCAIFYKTEKFSVVQKHTVEFNQLAMANSEGSEAMLNRVMTKDNIGVAVLLELRREMMEMTLGKSLLALEKQLLLVANAHMHWDPEYSDVKLVQTMMFLSEVKNIVDKATRSLKLSSVSGETNAIPLVLCADLNSLPDSGVVEFLSTGGVDCTHKDFKELRYSDSLTNFNCNGKNSSSNGRITHGFKLKSAYENGLMPYTNYTFDFKGVIDYIFCSEPQLNVLGVLGPLDHDWLLENNISGCPHPHIPSDHFSLFAQLELLLPQHPPINGVHLPARR, encoded by the exons ATGCCCAAGGAGAAATATGAGCCGCCGGATCCCCGGCGGATGTACACGATAATGACCAGCGAAGAGGCAGCAAGTGGGAAAAAATCTCACTGGGCTGAGCTTGAGATAAGTG GTAAAGTGCGGAGTCTAAGCTCGGCCCTGTGGTCGCTCACTCACCTCACCGCTTTGCACCTCAGTGACAACTCTCTGTCACGTATCCCCCCCGACATTGCCAAGCTACACAACCTCGTGTACCTGGACCTGTCGTCCAATAAGATCAGGAGCCTGCCAGCTGAGCTCGGCAACATGGTGTCTCTCAG GGAACTGCTTTTAAATAACAACCAGTTGCGGGTTCTACCTTTCGAATTGGGGAAACTGTTTCAGTTACAAACACTGGGGTTAAAAG GAAATCCACTTGCACAGGACCTCATGAGCCTCTACCAGGAACCAGATGGCACCCGCCGACTGCTGAACTACCTTTTGGACAATCTTGCTGGTGCTATTAAACGCA tcccaACTGAGCAACCGCCGTCCAGGTCATGGATTGTACTGCAGGAGCCGGAGAGAGCCAGGCCTGCAG CCGTGTTCTCAGTAATGTGCTACAACGTACTGTGCGATAAGTACGCAACACGCCAGCTGTACGGCTACTGCCCTCCCTGGGCTCTCAACTGGGAGTACAGGAAGAAGGCCATCATGCAGGAAATCCTCAGCTGCAATGCTGACATCATCAGCCTACAG GAAGTGGAGACGGAACAGTATTATAACTACTTCCTGGTGGAGCTGAAAGCGCAGGGATACGATGGATTCTTCAGTCCAAAGTCCCGAGCCAGAACCATGTCCGAGTCAGACAGGAAACACGTGGACGGATGTGCAATATTCTACAAGACCGAAAA GTTCAGCGTGGTGCAGAAGCACACGGTGGAGTTTAACCAGCTGGCCATGGCTAACTCGGAGGGCTCGGAGGCCATGTTGAATCGTGTAATGACCAAGGACAACATCGGAGTGGCTGTGCTGCTGGAGCTACGCAGGGAAATGATGGAGATGACTC TGGGCAAATCTCTCCTTGCCCTGGAGAAACAGCTCCTCCTGGTGGCCAACGCCCACATGCACTGGGACCCTGAGTACTCTGACGTGAAGCTGGTCCAGACCATGATGTTCCTCTCTGAGGTGAAGAACATCGTGGACAAAGCCACACGCAGCCTCAAGCTCTCGTCCGTGTCTGGAGAAACCAACGCCATCCCTCTGGTGCTGTGTGCTGATCTCAACTCGCTGCCTGACTCTG GTGTGGTGGAATTCCTGAGCACAGGCGGGGTGGACTGCACGCACAAAGACTTTAAAGAGCTGCGCTACAGCGACAGTCTGACCAACTTCAACTGCAACGGCAAGAACAGCTCGTCCAACGGCAGGATCACGCATGGCTTCAAGCTCAAGAGTGCCTACGAGAACGGGCTCATGCCTTACACCAACTACACCTTCGACTTCAAG GGTGTGATCGATTACATCTTCTGCTCTGAGCCTCAGCTGAATGTTTTGGGTGTCCTGGGACCTCTGGACCACGACTGGCTCCTGGAGAACAACATCAGCGGCTGCCCGCACCCCCACATCCCGTCGGATCACTTCTCCCTGTTTGCACAGCTGGAGCTGCTCCTGCCCCAGCATCCCCCCATCAACGGTGTGCACCTGCCCGCACGCAGGTAG